In Alkalihalobacillus sp. AL-G, the genomic stretch GCAAACCCGGCACCAATAGTAGCTGCCGGAAATCGTATCAATCCTTTTTTAATGGAGTCTGAAGCTGTTGGTTCAACCGTAACTATTGCTGTAATAACTGCAAATAACACGGGTAAATGAAATAAATTGCAAATCAATGCTGTTATGAAGGCAGCAAGTCCTGTTTTCAGTACCCTACTGCCAATCCATTTTTTTATCGTTAATTTTTTCACGCAACATCATCCTGAACAAAGATTCATTAATCTACTCCTTTATTGTACCAATTGGTCTATAGTAATACTACCGGGCTTCTAACTCTATTTTAAAAAGGAATATTCAATGAGTACTTCACTCAAGAAAGACGTTTTTATGGCTAAACCAATCAACGAACTCTTCTATTTTCACTTCGGAATCTATGTTAATTCCAATCGAATTTTGTTACGGGAAGGATCCTCTGTCCAAATACCGCCGTTTTCCTCGATAATTGGCACATTGATTTTCTCTAACCGTGTTATAACTAAGTTTCGCGCTTCCTCAGTTGGCAGGATGATCGAGAACCAATTCATCCGAATATGATTCTCGTCTGGAGCCGGCGAACCTTTACCGTTCCACGTATTCAGCCCGATATGATGATGATAGCCCCCAGTCGAAACGAACAACGCTTGCTGACGGAACGGAATCGTAATATCGAAACCTAATCCATCACAGTAAAAGGCTTTCGCCTCCTCTAGGTCAGCAACATGCAAATGAATATGGCCCATCACCGTTTGATTGGGAAGCCCGTTCCACTCCTTCTCTAGACCGGCCCGAACAATAGAATCAATATCTAGCGGATCACTGACAAGCGGAAACTCTCCATTTTCCTTGACCCACTCCGATTCTGGACGATCGGCATACAGCTCGATGCCGTGTCCATCAGGGTCTGAAAGGTAAAATGCCTCACTGAAAAGATGGTCAGAAGCGCCTTGAAGCGGGTAGCCTGTTTCACCGATATGACGGATCATTGTTCCTAAATCACCACGAGTCGGTAGTAGGATAGCAAAATGAAACAGACCGGTTGTGCGCGGTTGTTTCGGCAATACGTGATCCGGTTGTTCGATTGTTATAAGCGGTGTTTTCGAATCCGCAGTAAGAACCGCACCCCTCTCACTATGTTCAAGCACCTTAAATCCAAGTGTTTCTGTATAAAAGGATAACGAACGTTCGAAATCCGAGACCGTTAAATGAATTTGTCCGGTATACGTATTTGGTGATTGGTGAAAGTTCATTTGTAACAACTCCTCTAGCTTTTCACTTACTTTTATAAAGTAACTTTTAATTTATTATATTACGATCTATTGATTAAATCAACCTTAATGATCCTTCCGGTTTATTCCATTCAGGACATATTCTTTCCGAAAATTAAGGGATTGAGGCTTGCAAATCACTATTTTTCGGAGACATTCTCCTATAGTTTAGGGGGTTGTTTCCCGCAAATCGTTTTTCCAGGACTCGTTTTCCTAAAATCTAGGAGGTTGTGTCCTGCAAATCGTGTTTCCAGGACTCATTCTCCTAAAACCTAGGAGGTTGTGTCCCGCAAATCGCTTTTCCAGGACTCATTCTCCTAAAACCTAGGAGGTTGTGTCCCGCAAATCGTTTTTTCAGGACTCATTCTCCTAAAATCTAGGGGGTGTGTCCCGCAAATCGCTTTTCCAGGACTCATTCTCCTAAAATCTAGGGGGTGTGTCCCGCAAATCGCTTTTCCAGGACTCGTTCTCCTAAAATCTAGGAGGTTGTGTCCTGCAAATCGTGTTTCCAGGACTCATTCTCCTAAAATCTAGGGGGTGTGTCCCGCAAATCATTTTTCTGGGACTCGTTTTCCTAAAACCTAGGAGGTTGTGTCCCGCAAATCGCTTTTTCTGGACACTTACTCCCTAATTCCATGCGCACTTGTCCAGATTACCTCTTTTTCTGGACATTTCACCGTAAAAGTTGAATGAGATTGTCCAGAGAACACCTTTTTCCACAGGCGCACTCCTCCCTCAAAGACACAAGGATGCACCCGCCAAAACAACAAAAAACACTACCCGATCTTAATCTTCGGGCAGTGTTTATGTACTTATTCCGCTTTTGAAATATAATCTTTGAGTGCGTGGAGTGCTTCCTCTTCGTCTTTCCCATCTGTAATGATTGTCACTGTTGAACCTGAGCCAATTGCAAGACTCATAATCCCCATAATGCTCTTTGCATTCACCTTTTTACCGTCCTTTTCTAAGAAAACATCGGCGTTAAAACGATTTGCCTCTTGCACGAAAAGCGCCGCAGGACGAGCCTGCAATCCGGTTTTCAATTCAACCGTCAGTTCTTTTTCCAACAATTGACCATTCCTCCTTATATGTTCGTTCAAAAAGGTTGATGAGGTACCCCGTACACTGCTACAAACTCATCCGAGACCGTCGATACATACTTTTTTGAACACCATCATTAATCCCACTTAGTTAATCTATATATCGGAACATTATAAAAAATGTGTAGAGAACTTTTCAGAGCAAAAGAAAGCGCTATCTTCTATGTGTAAAAAAATGAGGCTAACCCAGATTGTCCCATCAGGTCGTTCCGTTAGCCCTCTTCTTCAAATGGTGCTGAATCACATTGCAGCAAACCGTAAAACTCGTCTTTACACGCGGCCTGAACGAATTTTATTCGCGAGTTCATCGAGCTTACGGAGCCGGTGATTAATGCCCGACTTACTGATTGGGCCCGTCGAAACGAGATCCCCTAGCTCCTGCAATGAAACATCCGCGTATTTGACGCGAAGCTCTGCAATTTCACGAAGCTTATCCGGTAACTTTTCAAGTCCAAGCTCCCGTTCGATCAAACGGATATTCTCAACCTGACGCATCGCTGCCCCGACCGTTTTGTTCAAATTGGCGGTTTCACAGTTTACCAGTCGGTTGACGGAATTTCGCAAATCCTTCATGATCCGTACGTCCTCAAAATAGAGTAGAGCGGTATGGGCACCTATCAAGGTGAGAAAATCTGAAATTTTCTCTCCTTCTTTTAAATAGATGATGTAGCCCTTTTTCCGTTCTAGCATACGAGCATTCATGCCAAACGAATTAATCAAATTACACAACGATTCCGTATGTTCTTCATACATCGAAAAAATTTCTAGATGATAAGAAGTTTCGGGATGATTGAGTGAACCTCCTGCAAGAAATGCTCCTCGAAGATAAGATCGCTTACAACAGCTCTTTTTCGTCAGTGCTTTCGAAAGCGTCCGCTTGAATGTGAAGCCCTCGCCCATAATATCTAATTCGTCCAATAGGGTCCTGGTATCCTGCTTGATCCGGACAATATAGACATTATTTTTTTTCAGTCGCATTTTTTTCCGAACGAGCAATTCTGCCGGGTACGAATACAGCTGTTTAATCAACGTGTAGATTCGTCTTGCGATCGCCGCATTTTCAGTCGGTATATCTAGAATCAATTCCCGGTTCGCGAGTGAAATGGAACCATTCATCCGGATCAGTGCCGCGAGTTCCGCTTTTGAACAGCATTTTTTTACTTCTAGCTTGGTTAACTCTTTTTTTGTCTCTGATGCAAACGACACGACTTACACCCCTCTTTCGTTTATGCCCGAGGGTTCTAATCGGATACTAGATCAAGGATCAGCTCGGAAACACGTTTAGCATCGTGCCTTATTAACGAATCATTATATTGAACTATTTTATCACTGATGACGTCAAATCCAAAAGATTTTAACCTCTCTTCATCAAACTGTACAGGTTCTCCGCCTTCAGATTTATATTTTTCCAGCACCTTTTCAGGCACGTTAGCATTATTGACAATAATCGTATCAATAATCTGCTGACCTGTATGAGTAACTAAAATATTGACATGATCAGCGGCAGTAAAATGATCGGTTTCACCAGGCTGCGTCATTACGTTACAAATGTAGACCTTTTTCGCTTTCGACTTTTTGATTTCATCCGTAATGCCTGGTACGAGCAGGCTTGGTAGAATGCTCGTATACAAGCTCCCTGGCCCGATCAGGATCAGATCCGCTCTTTTTATCGCGCGCAGGCTTTCCGAGAGCGGTTTTACCGTGTCTGGAGTCAGGTATACCCGAACGATTTTTTTACCCG encodes the following:
- the yvcK gene encoding YvcK family protein codes for the protein MSNRRPNVVVFGGGTGLSVLLRGLKKFPVDITAIVTVADDGGSSGRLREELDILPPGDIRNVLAALSEVEPLVEQLFQHRFRNGNGLSGHSLGNLLLAAMSDITGNFVTGIRELSKVLNVRGRVLPASDHSVVLNAQLNDGTIVSGESKIPHTGKKIVRVYLTPDTVKPLSESLRAIKRADLILIGPGSLYTSILPSLLVPGITDEIKKSKAKKVYICNVMTQPGETDHFTAADHVNILVTHTGQQIIDTIIVNNANVPEKVLEKYKSEGGEPVQFDEERLKSFGFDVISDKIVQYNDSLIRHDAKRVSELILDLVSD
- a CDS encoding VOC family protein — protein: MNFHQSPNTYTGQIHLTVSDFERSLSFYTETLGFKVLEHSERGAVLTADSKTPLITIEQPDHVLPKQPRTTGLFHFAILLPTRGDLGTMIRHIGETGYPLQGASDHLFSEAFYLSDPDGHGIELYADRPESEWVKENGEFPLVSDPLDIDSIVRAGLEKEWNGLPNQTVMGHIHLHVADLEEAKAFYCDGLGFDITIPFRQQALFVSTGGYHHHIGLNTWNGKGSPAPDENHIRMNWFSIILPTEEARNLVITRLEKINVPIIEENGGIWTEDPSRNKIRLELT
- the whiA gene encoding DNA-binding protein WhiA, which encodes MSFASETKKELTKLEVKKCCSKAELAALIRMNGSISLANRELILDIPTENAAIARRIYTLIKQLYSYPAELLVRKKMRLKKNNVYIVRIKQDTRTLLDELDIMGEGFTFKRTLSKALTKKSCCKRSYLRGAFLAGGSLNHPETSYHLEIFSMYEEHTESLCNLINSFGMNARMLERKKGYIIYLKEGEKISDFLTLIGAHTALLYFEDVRIMKDLRNSVNRLVNCETANLNKTVGAAMRQVENIRLIERELGLEKLPDKLREIAELRVKYADVSLQELGDLVSTGPISKSGINHRLRKLDELANKIRSGRV
- a CDS encoding HPr family phosphocarrier protein; amino-acid sequence: MLEKELTVELKTGLQARPAALFVQEANRFNADVFLEKDGKKVNAKSIMGIMSLAIGSGSTVTIITDGKDEEEALHALKDYISKAE